In Candidatus Contubernalis alkalaceticus, the genomic window AGTCAATTAAAAAAAGCGGTAGATATTCCCATTCAGCTGCATTGTCATTATACCAGTGGGATGGCCTCCATGGCATACTTGAAAGCTATTGAGGCGGGAGTAGATGTGGTGGATACTGCAACGTCACCTCTTTCCCTGGGAACCTCTCAGCCGCCAACAGATACTTTTGTCACGGCGTTGAAGGATACTGCTTTTGATACCGGCCTGAACCAGGAACTACTGCTTGAGGTCAGCGAATATTTTAAGGGTATTAGAGATAATTATACTATTCCCACGGGAGTTGCCCTGGGGGTAGATACCAACGTGCTGCTTTACCAGGTGCCCGGCGGTATGATTTCCAATTTAGTGTCCCAGCTGGCGGAACAAAATGCTACCCATCTGCTGCCCAAGGTTTTAGAGGAAGTTCCCCGAGTAAGAGAAGATTTGGGCTTTCCTCCTTTGGTCACTCCCTCCAGTCAGATTGTGGGGACCCAGGCGGTGGTGAATGTGCTTTTAGGAGAGCGGTATAAGATGGTTTCCACAGAAGTGAGGAATTATCTAAAAGGCCTTTACGGTCAGCCTCCAGCGCCCATGAATGCAGACCTGCAGAAGAAAGTTCTGAAAAATGAAGAGATTATCACCCAACGGCCTGCCAATACTTTGCCACCAGAGATGGAAAAGGCTAAAGAAAATATTAAGCATTTGATGGAAAAAGAAGAGGATGCTATCTCTTACGCAATATTTCCTCAAGTGGCGGAACCTTTCTTTAAAAGGCGCAAAGGGCTGGAACCTTCCCTGGCAGCGGCTCAGGCTAAAAAAGATGAGTTGAAAGAGGATAAAACCCAAAAAGACCTGAAATTAGATCTTAATAAAATTGGAGCTGTGGATCCTTCTTTGGCTGTTAAAAACCAGGAGGGAACAGTGGTGGGTTATCCCGTTTAAGCCCTTTTTAAACAGGTTTTTCGGTTGACAAAAAACCTGATTTTAGTTATAATTAAACAAATTTGTTTCTAAAAGGCCTCTGGCGTCAGTTAAAGCTGACGCAGAGGCATTTTTTAAAAATATTTTATATACCCGCTCTTGATTCACATAATATTAAAAGTGATGATGGGGATAAGTAGGCCACAGGTGAAGGATTCTAGAGAGCCGGATGCAGCTGAGATTCCGGTATCCCCGCCCCGGTTCGAAGTCACCCCGGAGCTGCCCGCTGAACCTTGCAGTTACTATTAAGCGGTGCCGGTAATTCCGTTATCTTAGGTTAAAACAAGGCGCCTTAAGAGCTTGATTTTAAGGTGATAAGGGTGGTACCGCGGAAGTATACCTTTCGTCCCTTACAATTTGGGCGAAAGGTTTATTTATTTATTTATTTTTTTATTTAAACTTGTTAAATTAATATGCGGAGGTGTTACGGTGAAAGAGCTTATTTATCTTGATGGAAATTTAGTGCCCCAGGAGGAAGCAAAAGTATCTGTTTTTGACCACGGATATCTTTACGGGGATGGTGTTTTTGAGGGAATTAGGGTTTATAACGGCAGGGTTTTTAAATTGACGGAACATCTAATTCGGCTCTATGAATCGGCCAAGTCCATTATGTTGGAGATTTATTTAAACATAGAGGAGCTGGAGGCGGCGGTCTTAAAAACTGTGGCTATTAATAATCTACAGGATGCTTATATTCGTATTGTGGTATCCCGGGGGGTAGGAGATTTGGGACTGGATCCCAGGAAATGTCCTAAGTCCACCATTGTGATTATTGCCAGCAAAATATCAATTTTCCCCAAAGAGCACTATGAAAAGGGATTAAAGGTGGTAACCGTTGCTACCCGACGTAACATTCCCGATGCTCTGGATCCAAAAGTTAAGTCCTTAAACTATCTAAATAATATTCTTGTAAAAATAGAGGCTAACCAGGCAGGAGTCCTGGAGGCTATCATGTTCAACAACTCCGGTTATATCACTGAGGGTTCGGGGGACAATATATTTATCGTACGCCGGGGTAAAATTATTACACCTCCTACCTATGTGGGTGCGCTGGAGGGCATTACCCGGGAGTGTGTTATGGAACTGGCCCAGGAAATGGGATATACGGTTTTAGAACAGCCTTTTACCCGTCATGATCTATATATTGCCTCGGAATGTTTTCTCACCGGCACTGCTGCTGAAGTAATTCCCGTTATTGATGTAGACGGGCGGATCATAGGAGAAGGCAGGCCCGGAGAAATTACCTGTAATATTATGAAAACCTTTCACAAGTATGTATTGAGCAATGGTACGCCGGTTTATCCATAATATCTTGACAATTTATAATCTGATAAATAGAAATCTAAGATGGGAGAGTGTATAAATTGCGCAGCCAGCAGGTTAAAAAAGGGATAGAGAGAGCCCCTCACCGATCCTTATTTAAGGCTATGGGATATACTAATGAGGAACTAAAACGTCCCCTGGTGGGGGTGGTGAACTCAGCCAACGAGATTATTCCTGGACATTTTCATCTGGATCAGATTGCAAAAGCCGTAAAAGCCGGTGTTTATATGGCTGGCGGCACTCCTATGGAATTTTCTACAATTGGGGTTTGTGATGGAATTGCCATGAATCATGAGGGGATGCATTATTCTCTGGCCAGCCGGGAAATTATTGCCGATTCCATAGAGATTATGGTCATGGCTCATGGTTTTGACGCCCTGGTGTTCATACCCAACTGTGATAAAATCATTCCGGGTATGTTGATGGCCTGTGCCCGGCTGAATATTCCATCTATTTTTGTTAGCGGAGGACCCATGATGGCCGGCAATTTCCGGGGGA contains:
- a CDS encoding oxaloacetate decarboxylase subunit alpha produces the protein MTQEKKKVGITDTTLRDAHQSLMATRMKIEEMIPILEVMDEVGYHSLEVWGGATFDTCMRFLDEDPWDRLRVLRKYLKKTKIQMLLRAQNLLGYRHYADDVVDAFVQNTADCGMDIIRIFDALNDLRNMEKAMEATKRVGLHAQATVSYTISPFHNIPHFVDIAKRLAEMGADSFCIKDMAGLISPYDAYELVSQLKKAVDIPIQLHCHYTSGMASMAYLKAIEAGVDVVDTATSPLSLGTSQPPTDTFVTALKDTAFDTGLNQELLLEVSEYFKGIRDNYTIPTGVALGVDTNVLLYQVPGGMISNLVSQLAEQNATHLLPKVLEEVPRVREDLGFPPLVTPSSQIVGTQAVVNVLLGERYKMVSTEVRNYLKGLYGQPPAPMNADLQKKVLKNEEIITQRPANTLPPEMEKAKENIKHLMEKEEDAISYAIFPQVAEPFFKRRKGLEPSLAAAQAKKDELKEDKTQKDLKLDLNKIGAVDPSLAVKNQEGTVVGYPV
- the ilvE gene encoding branched-chain-amino-acid transaminase, with translation MKELIYLDGNLVPQEEAKVSVFDHGYLYGDGVFEGIRVYNGRVFKLTEHLIRLYESAKSIMLEIYLNIEELEAAVLKTVAINNLQDAYIRIVVSRGVGDLGLDPRKCPKSTIVIIASKISIFPKEHYEKGLKVVTVATRRNIPDALDPKVKSLNYLNNILVKIEANQAGVLEAIMFNNSGYITEGSGDNIFIVRRGKIITPPTYVGALEGITRECVMELAQEMGYTVLEQPFTRHDLYIASECFLTGTAAEVIPVIDVDGRIIGEGRPGEITCNIMKTFHKYVLSNGTPVYP